Part of the Primulina huaijiensis isolate GDHJ02 chromosome 15, ASM1229523v2, whole genome shotgun sequence genome is shown below.
TAAACCTCCTCTGATGATCAACACAGGGGGAATAAGAATCATGCATCAAGATTTTATGCATACAAACAGTAGGGCTAATCCCCTTTATGTCAGAAATTGTCCATCCCAAAGCAGATTTAAATTCTCGCAACACCTTCAACAACCTATCTTTTTCATCAATAGTAAGAGCAGAAGATATAATTACCGGATAAGATGAACTCTCATCTAGGAATGCATAGCACAAGTGACTCGGTAAGTCCTTCAATTCAGGGGGCGCTTTTGGTACCTCTTTGCTTGCGTCTTCAAGTAACTCTTCATGCTGAGCATCAATCTTTACTTTAGGCAATGTATTGAGAGCAAGTAACTCCTCTCGCACATTCCAGTCCTCTTCATCCACTGTAGAAGCTGATTCCAACAAGCATCTCTCTAAAGAGTCTTTCGTCATCCTACCTGCACCAACATGAGATACACATGAATCAATTATATCAATACTATTGCAAGTACTTACCTCATTTGGTCCTTTGATGGTGTTGTAGATGTTGAATATGACTTCCTCTCCACCTACTCTCAATGTGAGCTCGCCCTTGTGCACATCAATCAAAGCTTTTCCGGTGGCCAAGAATGGCCTTCCAAAGATAAGTGGTGTCTCCCGGTCTTCTTCCATGTCTAAAATGACAAAATCAGCAGGGAATATGAACTTGTCTACCTTTACCAGCACATCCTCCACTATCCCTCGTGGATATGTAAGTGATCTGTCCGCTAGCTGCAGAGTAATAGTGCTAGGTTTCACCTCGCCAAGCTCCAAGGTCCTGTAAATAGAAAAAGGCATTAAATTAATACTGGCACCTAAATCACACAAAGCTCTATTTACTCTAGAACCACCAATAACACAAGGAATagtaaaactccctggatctttgaGTTTTTGCGGTAGTTTCCTTTGGAGTATGGCACTGCACTCTTCGGTTAGCTTCACGGtttcaaattcttgaagtttcCTCTTCTTGGACATCACATCCTTGATGAACTTAGCATAATTGGGCATTTGCTCCAATGCATCGGCAAATGGGATGTTGATGTGTATTTTCTTAAAGATTTCCAAGAACTTCGCAAACTGATCATCCAGCCCTTTCTTCTTGAGCCTCTGTGGATATGGAAGATTCACCATTGGCAGAGGTTGCTGTTCAAGCACTTTCTTGGGTTCCTCCACTTTCTCTTCTCTAACACTTACACCCTTTCCATCATCTTCCTCAACAAGAGTCTCTAGACTTTCTTCAGCNNNNNNNNNNNNNNNNNNNNNNNNNNNNNNNNNNNNNNNNNNNNNNNNNNNNNNNNNNNNNNNNNNNNNNNNNNNNNNNNNNNNNNNNNNNNNNNNNNNNNNNNNNNNNNNNNNNNNNNNNNNNNNNNNNNNNNNNNNNNNNNNNNNNNNNNNNNNNNNNNNNNNNNNNNNNNNNNNNNNNNNNNNNNNNNNNNNNNNNNNNNNNNNNNNNNNNNNNNNNNNNNNNNNNNNNNNNNNNNNNNNNNNNNNNNNNNNNNNNNNNNNNNNNNNNNNNNNNNNNNNNNNNNNNNNNNNNNNNNNNNNNNNNNNNNNNNNNNNNNNNNNNNNNNNNNNNNNNNNNNNNNNNNNNNNNNNNNNNNNNNNNNNNNNNNNNNNNNNNNNNNNNNNNNNNNNNNNNNNNNNNNNNNNNNNNNNNNNNNNNNNNNNNNNNNNNNNNNNNNNNNNNNNNNNNNNNNNNNNNNNNNNNNNNNNNNNNNNNNNNNNNNNNNNNNNNNNNNNNNNNNNNNNNNNNNNNNNNNNNNNNNNNNNNNNNNNNNNNNNNNNNNNNNNNNNNNNNNNNNNNNNNNNNNNNNNNNNNNNNNNNNNTGTAGCATATTTTCACTATCGCAAGTATACGATGTCAAGTTTAAGTACTGGTTTGAGTACAGATATCGATCCCACGAagagtaattatttaaacttgaatattaaGTACCATAATTGACATAGCTTACTTTATTTAGACAAATCGAATAATTGGTTtgtaatcaaatcaaataaaataacaaatgcTGTAATTCTGGCACGCAATAGAAATGCACTGAGTAAATAAATCtagagatatgatttcgtctggTTTCCCCTATGCTAAATTAAAATCAACTAACATGTTATTAAATTGCATCGTGTTTACTAACCAAGAACTCGCAATTTTCCTATTCCCTTTTTCAAGTGTTAAATAGAATTGTATTACCTATTACCGATTTTAATATGTCTATTCAAAATCAAGTAACACGTAATAAATGCACCCAAAGTTCTCTTATGGAATCGTCACACTTATACGTCTTTTGCACGTTATAAATATCTAACGATGCGATTTCCCTTGTCCTAATTTCGATCACCTCTTTCGAGTGTTAGATCTCAATTAGTAGTTCAGTCGAATTATGGCCAGTAATTCAACAGCGTTAATGacaagaaatcacaaataaacacgATGAATTAATTAGATGAAAAGTCAAAGCGTAAATAACATAGGTTCAGCCAAGACTACATCAATCTCTAGAACataaaattagttcatactcGAATTTAAATCAATACAAAACCTGTTTGTAATCATTAAAACGTAAAAGTAAGAAACCGAGTTAAGAACGTGTGGGCGAGAGATGTAAGTGCGTTTCCGTGTCCGGATTCAACGTCTTCTATCTCTGTTCTTCGTGTTCCGTGCTCTGACTTTTTTCCTCTCCTTTTCTCGAGTGATATGACGGCCCCCTAGAATATTCTCGACCCCCTTTTTAAAGTCCACGAGAACCCTATTTGAGTTTGACTGtcgcgccgcgcgcatatgcgcgtatgCGCGAGTCTCACTGCGTTGCCTTCttcttgcgcgcatatgcgcgacttgagtggcgcatatgcgccgagctCTCTGTTCTCGCCTCTtgtctctcgcgcatatgcgcgccatgagtggcgcatatgcgcggggctCACTGTATTTCACCTCGCTTTGGGGCatttctcgcgcatatgcgcgatcttactcgcgcatatgcgcgagcctcACTGTATTCTGAGTTTTTGATTGCTCACGCTTTTTTTCCTAGACGCCATTTTAGCTCGTTTTTATGCACATGTTGTAGCCGCATCTAGattcctgcaatcacaccaaaaaaacaacaaaagcgCGTAATTCCGCCCAAAAAGACTAACAATCTATATGAAGTATAAGAATAATTTAAGTGCATAAAATGCACTTATCACATACCTAAAATTCTTCCCAAGGAAAAGGGAACGAATGAAAGGAAGAAAGAatccaatttatttattatatattaaaaagatCAAAGAGAAGCCAGAACAGAACACTTTTACAGATCAACAGGAAGACAAGAATTCTAGGACTACCTCTTCGGCAACTAAAGAAAATGATACCGATGGCAACTCCTTTTCCAATATGAAGCTAACACTAGCTTGTGAACCTGCATAATAAATGCAAGCATGAGTAAAATGAAGATACTGATTCTTGAATCGTGGCCTGGCAACTTCAAAGCTAAAAATCAATACGTTGCATCTGAATCTGACGCTGGATTATTCTGATGAGCTGATACAATCTTGATGGCTCCAGCTTCTAAtagtaatttaaatatttaaagaatTCCCCATTTCAGTAGCAAACATTTTTCAAACAGCTGGTGATTTACCAGGTTGCTTCTCTTGGCAAGCACACTAGGAGAAAAAAACGTGGTAATATATCAAACTACAAGCTTTGTAAACTCGCAATGATCAGATAAAAGGTTGACCTTGTTTCCCACAAAACTCACGTGTACTGCAAATGACCAAAAGCTACACTAGTTTCGGGATCTATCACAATAAAAGACGAACATTAGACAAAAGAGAGAACAAATGAAAGATTCTATGCTAGATCAATGGCATGcctataataaataaaaatactaaggGAACCTAGCTGAGCATTGAAATGAACCAAGAAAAGCGACTCTCTCAATGACGTGAAGTAGCACAATGTAGCAGTAGCAGCACTCAGCTCGGTTTAGGTCTTGTTGGTCAGGTAACAAATTTCAAGCAACGGGTATCACTGTGTATATTCTGGCATCGAATTGAACAAAACTGCTTTCCACACTGCACACACGTATAGTTAGCAGAAAACCCACAAACTGTACAAAAATGGCAACGGGCACTACTACTTGGAGGTCCCACAGCCGCTCTCAAGTAGGTGGGTACATGTGAAGGCAATGACTCCAGATTGGCCTAAATTTTAAGAGTTCTCTTGTCAGGACAGATAAAGCAGCTAATATTTAATACGACTTGGAAGCAGAAAGAGAGAATCTCAATCAACCTCCTAATTCTTAAGCATTTACCTCATGCAAGAGCTCAAGAAATGTTCTTGAGGCCTTCTTAGCATTTGCAAGCGTTTTCGCTTGACGAGTTCTGCGTTTCGTGCTTTTGTTTTGCTTCTTCTGATATGCCACACAATAAAACACATGAAATCTGTTCTAATCTGTTAAAACAATAATGTGGATATACAGAGAATGCACCACCCCCACCCAAAACTGTCTTAACAGATAAACTTATGATTGCAAGAGAATATTATGAAGGATAAATGGCTTAATAGTATTACCACGCCACAATAACTGATAAAGAAAGCCAAATGTAAACttaattttttccctttttctaaAGCAACTTCGTCCAACTCCATCCAATAGATGTGTCAATAAATGATTCTGTTTGTGATTGCTGCtagttttaattttaatcacATAAAAAAATCGCAAAGTAACCTTGATCATCATCGTCTAGAGACGCTGCATCTTCGTCATCGACTTGTACAGTCTACAATCCAGCATTATCGTTTTCCAAGGCTTCCATACGAGCAAGCATGGCCTACTCAATTATTTATGGAATCAATAGTGGTTATACAAAGCCGAGCTTTAAATTTATCCAATGAGAAACATGACTGTTTCACACAGACAACAAAAAGGTTAATAATGAATGGATGATAACAGGAATATCATTAAGACAGACCTGGTTCCGATTATCAGTGCTGGCAATAACATAAATTAGATTCCATAAACAGTAATCAGTACCTCCCTGGATCCGATACCTAGAGCGCAGAGATTCAGCTACTCGTGTTTGTCTCCTTCCtgtattttcttctttttccagctgaattttcgaaaatttgaagccAAGAGGGCGTATAGAAAATCGGGTCGGACTCGACCCGTCAGTATTATTCAGAAAACAAAAGGAGCCCATTAATCAATCGGGCTATAAATTGAGCCCATTAACTAATTGGGTTGTGGAGTTGGATCACCATGTAATCGCTTCttatttaagaatttatttttttcgatCAGACACTGATGCAGAACTTGATGTCGGTATTGCACTTATATGCACAGTATCACATTAACATTCTCAATACAAAAAAgtattaaaatttccaaaaatctaGAGAATAGAAAATTTAAAGTTATATAATAATCTCACATAAAATATATCAAGTCGCTCCAGAATTGTAAGTTATTCCCTTTTTGGGtcatttgtgaataaaaaaatcTCCCACAATTTATTAacatgaattaattattattattattattattttatttgtctCGTAGCTTGGGTTTTGTTTTCCACAAGGCCACATTTTGTAAATCAATTGGTTAAGATTTGGCTATGGGTTGCTTTCGAGGTATTTTGATAATGTTTCGTATAACTCATGACAATGTACGAATGGGGCCAATATGAAAAGGAGTTCTATGTTGTCCTTACCTTCATTCCATGATTAATTTACTTTACATGTTTTCTATTATATAATTGTGCTTCATCTCGTATTTATGTGTATAAAGATAACGTtgataaacattttaaattgaaaattggTTTGACTATGCAGAAATTAATGGTAAGCtagtaaattttcttttatttttaggtGCGTGATAGTTGTATTCAAGTTCATAATCTTAACATATATCGAAAATATTGATCAATAGATACTAAAAACGCAAGTTTTACGAAAATTGTGTGGACAATGATGATGGATAAATAAAATAGCAtcattaagaaaatatattaagGAAATGGTGGCATCGAGCTAGGAGGAGTGGTAGGTAAGCGAGGAAGGGAGCCAAGAGATGTGCTAAGGGGTGTTGGATGAGTTGAGAagtcgaggatatgctgagaAGCTAAGGATGCGATGAGGAGTTGAAGTTGTACTAAGGAGCTAGGCATGAGTTGAGATGTTGAGTATATTTTAAGGAGTTAGAGATGAGTTAAAGAAGACATTGCAGTGCTAATGCAAAGGAGCTAAGGATGAGCTAAAGAGTGCGGATTGTGCTAAGGAGTTTTGGATATGCTAGTAGTATGGAGTCTGCTAAAAGAGTTGGGAATGCGCGAAAAGCTAAAAGTGTGAAGTATGTGGTCACTTAAATTCGCAAAAGTGGATGCTCGTCGTTAGCAGGCGAGCTCCTAACTGTTTTCTCGTCCCATGGGCAAGCGCCTCTCTATTTGGCTAGCTTTAGGATGCCAAGCCCCCGGCCAAGGAGGCGTATGAGTTGTATACATGTGGTCCCTATCAAATATATGTGATCCCATCCGGCTCGATACGCTGGACAATACTCGACCTTTGCTATGTGGATTTATCCGGGCTCCTGGTGATCCCATAATGCTCTCAATAGGTTCCTGTATTCGAGTAGTTTTCAGCACAATACGAAGGAACATTTATGTGCAAAAATGAAAAGCAATCATGCTTACTTATTAATCACTGTTCGGGACCCAGGATTCTATTTTATCGTCCATTCTGAGTCTATATTTGTTCAgctcaattaaattatttgtttttccaTTCATGTGGACGTGGATGCATGTTTTATATGCTAGAAAAAAGGGGCCAAACTATTACATCTCGAATCTACAAAAACCCCCCACTGCTTTAAACACGTCCAATTTGTGAGAAGATTTCAAACTAATCAAGAGAGCGAGTCTACCATCTTAAAAAGGATATAAATTatcgaaataaaataaatcgagTCATAACGAATCGCAATAAGTGAGATATTTGATCAAAGAAAACGAATTTCCCATCGAAAAAAAAATAACCTCGATTTTTCGACAAAATTCAGaaggtaaaaaaaaatggtaaaatgaATTCACACAATCATGTTTCTTTGATTTTGGCTTACAAATTCATATgattatctttttaaaaaaaaaatatatatatatatattccccTTCGCACATGGTGTACAGTTGGGTATATAGTGGGG
Proteins encoded:
- the LOC140958789 gene encoding uncharacterized protein, which gives rise to MPQSEVKYKSLETLVEEDDGKGVSVREEKVEEPKKVLEQQPLPMVNLPYPQRLKKKGLDDQFAKFLEIFKKIHINIPFADALEQMPNYAKFIKDVMSKKRKLQEFETVKLTEECSAILQRKLPQKLKDPGSFTIPCVIGGSRVNRALCDLGASINLMPFSIYRTLELGEVKPSTITLQLADRSLTYPRGIVEDVLVKVDKFIFPADFVILDMEEDRETPLIFGRPFLATGKALIDVHKGELTLRVGGEEVIFNIYNTIKGPNEVSTCNSIDIIDSCVSHVGAGRMTKDSLERCLLESASTVDEEDWNVREELLALNTLPKVKIDAQHEELLEDASKEVPKAPPELKDLPSHLCYAFLDESSSYPDSGDLRKEESEETLHRIAELVNETLATDGMSEISPLSEEDVLIAIDKGKSEGGPHDQHWVLDPIDGT